Genomic DNA from Gossypium hirsutum isolate 1008001.06 chromosome A01, Gossypium_hirsutum_v2.1, whole genome shotgun sequence:
catgtatacataatataaatgAGCACATGCAATATATATTAGGGatactataaacatagaaaatatatttatatactaataataataataaaagatgtatgtacaccaaataataataatatataagtgacaataatgaaaataataagtataaaaatgaataatatgatatacggaaataatacaaataaaaaagtgtatatatatgtataataaaacatgtgaACTAATTatgcaataatatatatatagtatggtattaaaaatatacatatacatgtaagagtatttaagaatatatatacataagataatatgGAAATATGTACATGGAATAGTATATAagaaataactaataatattgaaagtatatagatatatataatatatgacaATGAACATATACCATACATATTAGAAATgctaataacataaaaatattaacaacacTACATAAATGTGTTTATGGGAcagtataaaatatatacatggaaatatataagtaatatataactagtaatatcaaaatatatacatgataatatatataaaaatatatgtatataatgtagtatgaaaatatatatgtagtataatattaaaatataataatacaacattaaaaatatatgatatatataaaatacaatattaaaagtatatataacatataaaaatatatataatataatacctAAGTATACTaagttcatatacatatataaaagatACTATACTATatgtgtaataaataaataaaatgactatatagattataatttataataatatataataaaaaataataacaaaatagtttgaaaataaacaataaaCTAACAAAAGGACTACATCGAGCACAAAATAAAACTTTGGGgagaaaattgaaataaaataagcCATGGGGCTGAACTGCAACGCGCATGTGACTCAGAGGGACCAAGAGCGCAATATTCCCATTTATACAAAACGCAGCGTAGCACggggggactaaaatgaaaaacagGAAAAATTCTgaggccaaattaaaatataaaaacttgattgtaaaacgtttaaaaagcggaagggccgattgcgcaaatagcccttcagtttagaaaacacgcggatcctgtcagagcgggtcgggtcgacccgacccggggcccaaaacgacgtcgttttattatTAACCcggggggaccaaaacggtgcgttttggtcccctatataagtaaaaaaatttttaaaaaaaatcattttgagccggggaaaggaaaaaaaaaagaaaaagagggagAGGGAAGGAGAATTCGGTGGGGGGAGGGGGCACCGGTCCGTTACCGGAGTCTCGCCGGCGTAGataagcttaaaaaattaattaaaatttttttatatttttttgttattatgttattatatgttttaatatatataggtGAGTAGATAAGCttaaaaaacgaaaataaaatagaaaaaaaaaagaaatcaccttCGTTCTCTGATTTCGATTTTGTTCTCTATTTTTCTGATTCTTTTGTGTTTGATTTGGTGATTATTCTCTTCAATATTGATGGAATCGTTATCTTTTTTGCTTTAAAATCGAATGCTTCTCTTtgtatattttttagaaaatgcCGAACCCCTTACAAAGAGTTTCCATTTGGTTTTTATAACCATTTACAAGTGTTAGTTGATGATTATTTCTTCTCTCTGCAGGTGCAAGTTGGTAGTGGTTGGAAGTAGTAGAGGGCTGACGTCGGTGGCGTGCTGCAGGCGTGGCCGGTGGAGGTGTGGGTGGTGACAGGGGAGTCAGAGGGTTGGTCAAAGGCAGAGGCGGTTAGGGTAGATTAGGGTTTCAATTTCTGAAACCCTAGGTTAGGATTTGGGTCAAGGATTTGGGCTAGGGTCAGTTGGGTTGTTGTGTTGGGCCAACCGGGTAGTGGGTTTAATGGGTCTTGTATTGGGTTGAGGGTTAAGTATTTAGGAATGGGTTGGGGGTAATTTGGGTTAGCTGATTAGGTGTTATTTGGGCTGATTGGGTCTGGTAATTTAGGTTAGTGGGTTAATGTTGGGTAGGGGTTAGTATTTAGGAATGGGTTGGGGGTAATTTGGGTTTAGTTTGGGCTTCTGTTTGTAAGTGGGCCAAATTAGCCTGTAACAGCCGGCACGGCAGAGCTACGGTGGGGGGTAACTGGATCCCTTGGCCAGTTTTGGGTTTTCCCCAGAGAGAAAAACTCCTCCCtcccctctttttttttaaaaactcggaagaaatgaaattttctaaaaaaaatttgactTTTATAACCCCCTAGtacaacgtcgttttggggcaAACATTCAAcacccaaaacggcgtcgtttagcaACCTAGACCCGAGACCCGACCTTAACctgcctaggatccgcgtgtttttggaccgAGGGTCTATTTGCGCCCTCAGTCCCTCCGCTTTTGAGGCCAATTTCAATGTGGTCccattcccttttcttttctttttaatttcaccACTGAAATTTCATTattgtttcattttggtcccgTGTAAAGCGCAACATTTTGGAGGGAAGGGAAAATTTCCTTTTTAGTCCCCCATGTCATTCGCGCACTTCAAATGGGTCCCTcctcttacttttatttttgatttggCCCCAGAACTATgtttttgtttcgattttagtccttttttgttcattttcatgcctttatcattaaattaattatttttaatattaatataattattatatcatatttaatattattttttattattattaggttTATTCCCGTAGGTATTGTTattgttttctaatattattattatacttattatttgctacttttttaatattattaatatattctaTTTACTTTTTGTACtgcattataattattattatcatattatatttagtattactttaatattatattaactattatattttattattactattacattattagtacattattttattattatttttattgtaaatattattattctaatattatattataatatttttcattatttgtatcattattttcattatttattcttatatatgtcatttatttatgtatttatttattttattttattttgttatctttgatctgTAATTAGTTTGTGTTCTTGCTAATTTCTTTATGCTTGTCTCTTATATAATTTTCTAttaatgcatttattttatttgtatatatcaTCATCGTAGCctgtttttacattttattaCAAATTCATGTTATATTAACCTTTATTCGACACAAAAATGATTCTTTTgcaaaggcaatattcggtatttagGAATCCGAGAAAcagtgccctaacgtattgagttTCGTTTTTTCTCGTTTAAcataaataaccgaatatcccttttaaaaaaaaacaaatacaaaaattttagataaaaaaaacttattctcAAGAATTcgaaatgtcgtgtcctaatgtattggatgtgactCTTTTTCATCCCGAGATAAGGCTTgctaaaacaaggcaatgtttgatGCTCGAAAATTCGGGGAATCGTGTCCTATCGTGTTGGGTTTTGATTTCTCGTTTGTCTAAGATAATCagatattcctttagaatttcattcgtattctctaaattctaaaataaggcaatgtccaatgtttggaaattcgaggaatcgtgccctaccgtgctgggtttcggtttctCGTTGAACTAAATAGTtggacatccttttgtaattttcaacataTAGATTTTTGAAAGTAAAAAATTTATCGTGTTCTCAAGGGAAtaaaatatcgtgtcctatcgtgTTGGATATGATGCTGTATTcctttgaaacaagagaattttgacgaccaacttgaattattcaaattttttaaggaaccatattttaaaaataacttcAAATCTTAGACATAATGAAagtacttaatcaatttggtaccaattttgggcgtggtgagggtgctaatccttcctcatatgtaaccggctcccaaacccgttttctcaaatttacgtaggccaaaattgatttaaatgaaataaaatgttttatcagGTGAGCCAATCACGcctaaacaaaaagattggtggcgactccatattttgttttcaaaaagtcgatccccgtttttagaaaaaaaaatggttttgacattTTGTATACACATTGATATTTTTGAAGTTGGTGATTGTTTTATGTAGGTAAAAAGTTTTTTTGGACTAAAGTCTCATATGTTAAGTGGAAATTATTATAGGTTAATGTCAaaattattatagtaaaaatatgacattatatctctatcataatttttttctgattaatttaaattaattgaggaattaatattaaaatggtatattatcactaataaaaaataaaataattaagtgaaaatatcaaataattattttatctttaattaattaaattaataagagataaataaaaaaatttaaattcttgtAAAACTATCAAATAAAGTAGTTAAATTCTACAATAACTTCCTTTTATTCATGTAATTAGCACTGTAAAAATCTCTTTAGAATTCTCTGAAGAAGCCCAAGAACTTAGAAATTATGAAGAACACCATACATGTTTTGAAGAAAAGCCGCCTTACGGTGTAGTTCAACTGCAGAGAAGAAGACAAAAATCATTTTTGAAGAAAGCCGCCTTTGATTTGTTTCAACTGAAGAAAAGATGTCCAAATCCGTTTCAAGAGTAAGTTAAGTCGACACTTGAAACAATCCACATCCATCCAAGATTAAGTTAGATGACCCTTGAATTGAAGCCAAACCAGAGAAAAGAACAAAATGACATTTTCCTTTGTATTCGAGAAATTTCAAAAGATTGCAACTTTCTTACAAAGTCATTAATAAATTTGACTTCGAATTTTCAAGTCAACTTTTGACTCGAACTTTGTGTATACAAATTTATGGCATGCTTATTGAGACAATATTTGCCTTTCATCTCTTCTCTCAAAGTCAAAATCTAAAGTTACGATGGCCTTAAAAAAGATCATCATTGACAAGCTTGCTCAAGTTAATCTTGTAGCCTGTTCGTCTTCATTATCAAGCACCAATGTTCCTACTCATCTCTATGGCACTAGGCAAAAAACGAAAGCTCTTTTTGAGTTATTCGGTCAAATTTCTTCAGTGCTCAATAAAAATCCACTCTATGATTCATTTTCACCAACTCATGAGTCAAAAAAAGTCTCTAATCATGGATCAGGTGTAGCTTGCCACTTATCTTTCAAGGGAAAAGATGTTCAAATCAAGTGACCATGCCATTGTTGAATCTGATGCACTGAGTGTAGTATatcgtttgtaaacttgtaattttttttaacatattggttaataaaacaaattaattgattacaattaatatacattgtattatttactcaaacacttagtGTGCTATTTTCCTTTGGCTTTTTTGTTTTTCGTTGCTCTTTCATTTTGAGTGTGCTTCTGCTATATTTTCGGTGCCTTAAAGAATTTCTACAAGAATTCTCACTTTGCGAGAGTTAGGCTAACTTAAGAAAATTCGGAGCAAAGAAACCGCTTAAGACTGCACGATTTGCTAGACTAAAATTCTAGCCCCGTGACAATggattcaagaaactcttttcttttttcctttttctttatttatttttcaattcaattttattatatttttaatggtTTGCTAATATATTTGAGTGATGAGAAAGTGTTCATGATATTTTATCAATTGCCAACACAATCTTTTTTAGGAATTGAACGATTCTGTAGTGTTTTTATTTGTGTGTAGGTTGTATTTGCTTGTGTGTGATGATGTGAGTGTATTAAGTTTATAGGtaaaataatttatctaaaattatCTTAGTgtcaaaacaatgaaaaaaaaatgaaattagaagTTTTAAGGATAAGATGATATATTCACAAATAACACTTATCCAAACACAAGGAAAGAAAAgtaataaatatcacaaatttgAAACAGCTAAACACCTGTGATATGGTAACATACATacaatattatttaacatatCACATCCGCTATACCAAATGCTAAACTCACCTACCGATATCGTTTTTCAAGTATATCAATCTGCTAACAATTGCTGCTTGCGATGGTAGATTGGCCTTTGAAAGGTCCAATTTAATTCCCAATTGCGACAACATTGCTTTCACTCCTGATGGGAGATTGAAGTTTTTCAAATTGTTGTTTTTTGCGTGTAGTCCTATTATGTTTAAACATACATTAAGAGTGTGCAGTCAAGCAGCTGTTTGGGTTGATCCAATGACTAGTCAGtgttgaaataaatatttttccatCATTCTGTTGGATTTTATATCAAATGTTGCAAAGCAGACttgaattataaaatacataGAGATGgattaattgtattttttttttcagataaTAAATTCACTATACAACTTCACAGTACAACGCAAGAGTTTTATTTTTGAGaaaccaaaattcaattttatccaTTATAAAGGattgaaaaagggaaaaattccATTTTAATTCACTATTATACATTTCTATGCACTCAATTCAACCACACAGTTATACAATAGTATGCAATACACAAGTATCTAGTCATTCTCCTAGAAAAAACATAACAAATATACACTCAATATATTCCTCAATCAAAATTGATTTGTGAAAGACTTGATAAAATATCCTCCAAATAAAAACATGTATTTTGACTTTAACCGCATCCCTCATCTTCAAGTCAAACCAACTACAAAATCTCTGTGAATATCTTCCAAAAAGTTACTACATTAAAACCTAATCAAATAAGgcactttgttttttttaatgaaattatgattgaaaattgAAATACAAATCTCCGTTGAATCATTTATccaatattttaaaaagataataattgATAAAGTTTCTAACACAtcccataataataataaaatattatagagGTAAAAATATTATGGTGACTCTTGTAATAGGAGTCAGAATATATTTTGCCTCTTCTATTAAAAATCTGAGTAAATTAGTCTCTGTACGTAAGTCAAAGAGTAAACTagttattctattaaaaatttcatcatttctattgttaaaaattgatttatgTATATCAACGTGACGTAAATGTGACACTCCAGATATCACAATTTAGTTATTCCATCAAGCATGTCAGATTTTAACAATAcaagtaaataaaatttttaataaaatcttctttttgatctaatgtgtatagactaatttattattttttaatagagaaattaaaatattcttaAGAGAAACCTCTATGTTACttacattaaaatattcaaaatatctTTTGGAAATGTgagaaaataaatacaaaatcttcATTCACTATCGTCAATGCACGACTCTTAAGATATCCAAATAATCACCAACAAACATAAAATGCTTGGCTGTacttcatatatatttataaattgaatttggCTGGCAGTGGTGTTcaatacaaatatttaatttctgAAGATTCCCACAGTTCTTGCacaatctttattttatttcatttggacataaaagacaaaagaaaatatgtataatttatttcattttcacgTGAAAAAATATGtaacttatatttttttcttcacaTGGATGACAAAATATATAGAGGGAGAGCTCTCCATTTTAGCCCTATGTTTGAGAGATGAGAGATATGGGTTTCAATAAGAAGAAAGAAGCAGTGGTGATGGGATTATGGGGGGCTTTGAAGTATGATTTTCCTCTCTTTATTGCTCTCAAGCTGTTCAAGATGGTAAGTCTGTTATTCATTAATCCCcatctttaatcttttttttttatgcttttttcAAATGCAATTTATTTGAGCTTTACACTTTTATTTTTGTGTatagaaaaaagaaatgaaatgaaatgaaacaaaataaaataaaatcattttcaaggaATTACTTAATACTACTTCTAAacgattgagttttaattcgattAGTATAGATAATGTTGTCAATGCATGAGGACGTGAGTTTAAGTGcgttgaaacgcattatcctcctatttattggtagttctaagtattgtgtcaaatcttattataatattattttatttaaaaaaatgaaaagacgAAGTACTTTTATAGAAATATTCGTTCCTTtgtaaaagtaaatatatattagtaattttCAAATCAAGTTGGTGTGTGGTTGATTTGTAGCACAAATTGTTACTAAAACATGAaaagacaaaaatacccttatatTAATCTTTGTTACTTTGTAAaaaaaagggtattttagtaatttttgaaTCGAGTTAGTATCCAATTGActcatgacaccaactcaattagaaatttaatataataataaattttaaccttATAAAAACCCTAGAGAAGATAGTTTGAAACTTGACATGAATTCAAGTATATTGACaattataaatgtgataagttgGGCTTCTTCATAGGACTTCAAGTAAGAATATGGAAAACGATGTGGGCAATCACTATGCCAACCAAACTAGCAGCTTTTGCATGGAGATTATGCCAATTCATTCTACACCACCTTTTCTCAAATGGCCCCCATTGGTTGGAGTTTGTATCACCAAGGATAAGCAACGAAGATTATGAACGGCTACTTACCATCCTATGGGCGTTATGGTCTGCTAAGAATGGCAACTTGATACCGGAAAAGGATCGAAACGAGAAAGAAGATCCGGATTTAGACCAAGCAATGATGTCAAAACCGACCGTGTTCCCGACAAAGAATCGGTGGATTCCACCACCAATGGGTTTACATAAAGTGAACTTTGATGGGGCATTTGATGGTGATGGAAAGAAAGGAGGTATAGGCGTTATAATTAGAGACAATGAAGGTTTCGTTTGGGGAGGTGCGGCCATTAAAATAGATGATGTAATGGAAAGAAACATTAATGAAGCTTGGGCGGCGGTGAAGGCTTTGAAGGTGGCGCAGGAAATGGGGTACCGCCGGATTATTTTAGAAAGCGATTGTTTTTGGGTTTTGAACATTTTGTTAATGGAGGATGTTGAAGATGGGTCATACGTAAGATGTATAGTTGAAGAGGGTAAAAGGGTGATGGGGGAACTTGAAGAATGTTATTTTCATCATATTGAAAGAGAAGGGAACCAAGTGGCTAATTTAATTGCTAGACATAGTGTTATTATGAGTGAAGAGGATTTTTATTGGAAGCATGACTATCCTAATTTTATTCATCAATCTATCATGTGTGATGCTATTAATTTATAATTGTGGACCCCCCAATTAACACTTCTTTTTCTCCCTAAATTTGAATTTACAAAGCTTCTTCAGTGATGTGGCTGTAAATTAGAATAGGCCACCCTAAGCTCAAAAGTTACTTTCTAATCTATATTTATACActatacataataaaaaaaatccaaaccaTTATgcctaaatttgatatttaatcacTATATAATTTGTTAtgctattaattaatttaaatagttaataccgttagttttttttattacaatGTTATTTGagtatatataatttgaatgttcTAAGGGTCTTATATTATAAGGCAATggtcaaattttagttttggtccATATACTATGTTGAAActtgatatttaattaatttttgagaTAATTTGGTTCATTTACTTTTGTAAtttcattagttagtctaaagaattaatattataaattatttcaatcaaaatgttTACGTCAATTTTCCTTAAGAACTAtgctccaaaaaaaaaattttatcatGACGAGCTCAAATAAGTATTTTAAGAAAAAAGTCCTCATAagaattttcaatattatttttattgttacatgacttaatatatattttttactttcaaAATGCCACAATAATAGATTTAATAGAAGGATTTCAATGGTAATAACAATTAGACCTAAATTTTCAAATCCGAAAAGTAGAAGGATAATttcctgaaaaataaaagtaGGCAGTCTAAATTCCAAACAAACAAATTGTATAGGAACATTTTAACCTtcatcttttttcttattttccatttttctttacaTTATAGAAAAatggcaaaatttttgttttggtccctttgttatgtttaaatttgaaatttaatccttatactttaatttctaacataaattGGTCTCTATTATTATAATGTTTAtaattagtccaaatagttaatattgttaacttttCGATCAGTATGTTTcgtgattatatataatttgaaagtaAATATTTGATTCGAAAAGAAGAGGGACTAAATTCAAAATGTATGATATAGATTTtagagtatattttaatttttaaactttcacTCAATAATTTGACATAAACATATAATCAGCCCAACACAAATTGTAGGTGAACTATACtagttttatatataaaagaaaggtCCTTAGGGCCTTCAATAACACGTGTGTACTTGCATTGTTTTTCTATGATAAGATAATGGtaaaatatatatcaatttttatCCCTCAACTATTAACATTCGAGATTTAGGGCATTCCTTTTGTTTACAAATGTATGattctcttttttctttacatCATAGTAAAATGTCAAATTTCATTTTTAGTTCCTCTACTGTGCCTATATTTGAGATctaatctctatactttaatttttaacataatttggtcgatatatttttataatgttattaattagtgtcgaaaccatttttttcgttttttttcgatttaaaaatgatggatcgactttttggaaagcgaaaatggagtcgccaccaatcttttcttgtttaggtgtgatcggatcacctagaaatttggattgttttaataaaacattttggtttactaaaacaatgattttggtctacgaaaatatgagaaaataggctcgggagttggttacgtatgaggaaggattagcacccttattacgcccaaaattggtaccaaatcgattaaatactgtccttttgtctaaaattaaaaatgtttttgaaatgtggttcttgttaataacatttgaataacccgagtcctttgccaaaaatcttcttgttttgacattcgaaaatttataattcgaaaataacaaaaggatgcccaactatttggtccaacgaaaaatcgatacccagctcagtagggcacgattcctcgaatttccaaatattgaCCATTGCCTCACCTTGGAAGATATGAGTGAAATTCCGAAGagacattcgattattttgaacaaacgggagattgcaacccaacacgatagggcactattccccgaattgccaaacatcgaacatttctttcattttaaagagtttttagaaaacgTGAGTGAAATTCCCAAGGGATCTTCGATTGTTCtaaacaaatgaaaaagcgcaacccagcacgataggacacaacatttcaaatcctcgatacaagatcattttataatttccaaaactcatgcttttgaaatttcaaaaggatatttagttatttaggttaaacaagaaaaattgaaacctagtaagttagggtactattttcttgaatttcctaaattcgaaatattgccttatttttaatttgaaaaaaaacatgGACGAAATCTCGAGAGAATATTTATTTGGTCaaacagaaaatcgaaacccaacacgttagggcacaatttctcgaattaccaaacacgaaatattacctcgctttaaaattttatttttttattttttttaaaagggagtGATTATGGAAACAAACTTGCAACGTATTTATCCGATTCATTGgaagcaaagaaaatgaaatgaataatttcagGCAAAAAGGTTGATTTCAAGCAAATAGGTTGGCAATCTCAATCATAATATAATACATAGGGATGCaaaacaaagtaacaaatatggaaaacatatatcaataatatattatacaattttgaaaagtacaaacaCGAAAATTGAAACATGCCCAATGATAATAATCTTACCACATACACTATTTAACGTTTCTAACTAATagttaaataaaaatctattttaagaaaaatattttaaaaggtaataaaaaatgttaaaacaaataaacttggaatgaacaatttaaaaatagctaaattatatatatatatatacatatatatatacacacataaacagataatacatgcaaaaaatttgcaatagatcataaaataaataaaaaataaaaataaataatacataaagtatataaagtttaacatataaatgagcttcaaaataagtattataagaggaaatttaaagttagtgttatgcaaaataatttaaaaaccaagattcataaaatgtatataatatatattatgagCATAGCAATAGTAATGTGTacctatataaaattttaaaacgaataaTGTACATATTAACAAGTTGTAACAtagatgaattatataaatgcaaccatgtaagaatatacaaaagaatataaGAATGACATACTATATAATATTAAtcaataattatacaaaataatttgaaacaagatttacttaccaacaattaacaagatacataaagcataaaacttaatataaacattgtatataaaaaaatattaatataggCAAGTGTTCGAAATAaacaaagtataatttaaaattggggAATAAATGGtatacataaatagatttaaagggaaaaatataaacatgtttgtaagggaattcaaataagtaattcaattaaattatgtatatatataaaataaagaaaataaaataaaataacaaaaatgaaaaatgaacaaagggaatacaagaaattaaaatcaacctttttttttgctttggatTTTTGATCTCTATGTGaaaatacaatgtttttttttatccctccttttcttttacatttggttttatgatggcttttatagccttgttacaacattttttattattatttactatcttttctttttacaagTGGTAGACAAAAGAGGACTAGGACGACGCTTAGGGCAGCACATAGGGTGAAGAGgttaggtttttttctttttcttcattttttattttttattttgggttgtatTTGGGCTTGGGGTATTTTGGGTTTTAGTTGAGTTTTGGTATTTGGGCTGTGATTTTATTGGGCCCCGAGTAAAATTTGggtcttacagctgcccctctttgctcattgctgtgttaacaggaatagagcaaatactataaaaagaccaattttgTCCGGGCTcaccgagtcttgagttcttgatccttgatcttctttaaatggcctcttgacggcttcaatctgcttcactgcaactcaggaaggcgatatctgctatctttgatctactccccgtctaatacagagacgccaaattcGTTATCTTCGATATGCTCTCCgtcgctacagagacgccaaatctgttatctttgatctgctctccaccttacagagacgccaaatctgttatcttcgatctactctccgctgctacagagatgccaaatcatcttcgatctgctcttcgccgctacagagacgccaaatctattaTATTCGATCTGCTCttcgccgctacagagacgccaaatctgttatcttcgatctgctctccgccgct
This window encodes:
- the LOC107961535 gene encoding uncharacterized protein isoform X1, with protein sequence MRDMGFNKKKEAVVMGLWGALKYDFPLFIALKLFKMLGFFIGLQVRIWKTMWAITMPTKLAAFAWRLCQFILHHLFSNGPHWLEFVSPRISNEDYERLLTILWALWSAKNGNLIPEKDRNEKEDPDLDQAMMSKPTVFPTKNRWIPPPMGLHKVNFDGAFDGDGKKGGIGVIIRDNEGFVWGGAAIKIDDVMERNINEAWAAVKALKVAQEMGYRRIILESDCFWVLNILLMEDVEDGSYVRCIVEEGKRVMGELEECYFHHIEREGNQVANLIARHSVIMSEEDFYWKHDYPNFIHQSIMCDAINL
- the LOC107961535 gene encoding uncharacterized protein isoform X2, whose protein sequence is MWAITMPTKLAAFAWRLCQFILHHLFSNGPHWLEFVSPRISNEDYERLLTILWALWSAKNGNLIPEKDRNEKEDPDLDQAMMSKPTVFPTKNRWIPPPMGLHKVNFDGAFDGDGKKGGIGVIIRDNEGFVWGGAAIKIDDVMERNINEAWAAVKALKVAQEMGYRRIILESDCFWVLNILLMEDVEDGSYVRCIVEEGKRVMGELEECYFHHIEREGNQVANLIARHSVIMSEEDFYWKHDYPNFIHQSIMCDAINL